The Thalassomonas actiniarum genome contains the following window.
GGCAAAGGGCAGGGGGTGCAGGAAGCGCCGCCGGTGGATATCAGGGGATTAATGCCATGAAAAGTGCCATGAAAGGTGCCATGAAATATTTAAAGGGAGGCCTGTTATGACGATAGAGCTGATGTTTTATCTGGCGGGAGCCGTGGCGGTTCTGGCCAGCTTAAAGGTGGTGACCGGGAAAAATACCATACATGCCCTTTTGTACCTGGTGGTGTCTCTGCTGGCGGTGGCGGTGTGTTTTTATCTGATGGGGGCACCGTTTGCCGCCGGACTTGAGGTTATCGTTTATGCCGGCGCTATCCTGGTCTTGTTTGTTTTTTCCGTGATGCTGTTTAACTTAAATCATGATGAAGTCCTGTTTGCCCGGCAAAGCCAGGGTTTAGGTTTCTGGGCCGGACCTGTGGTGTTGGCCATGTGCCTGTTGGCACTGCTGGTCAACATCATCCAAAGCGCAGATATCCAGGATAAGCTCACCGTTAACCTGGTGGATGCCAAACAGGTGGGCATATTGCTTTATGGCCCCTATCTGTTGGCGGTAGAAATTGCTTCTTTCCTGTTATTGGCCGGTTTGATTGCCGGGTATCATTATGCAAGACCTGAAGGGCCGGGCAGCCATGGAGGTCGCTCATGACAGCTATTCCGTTAAATCACGTGCTGATACTTGCCTGTATTTTATTTTCCATAGGTTTTATCGGCGTCATCGTCCGTAAAAATACCCTGTTTATCCTGATGAGCCTTGAGATCATGCTTAATGCCGTAGGGGTGGCCTTTATCGGCGCCGGCAGTGTCTGGCAGCAGGCAGACGGGCAGATCATGTTTATTTTGATCTTATCGCTGGCGGCGGCCGAGGTGGCGATAGGGCTGGCGCTGCTGATCAGGATGCAGCGCAGGTATCAGTCGCTCGATATTGATAAACTCAGTGAAATGCGGGGGTAAAGATGTCACTTTTAGCCTGGATACCTTTTTATCCCCTGGTCAGTTTCCTGATTTTGATCGCCTTGGGCAAACGTTTGTCCTGGGGGCTGGCCTCAACACTCAGTGTCGGCGCTATTGCCTTAAGTGCTATTTCCAGCGCCCTGGTGATCAGCCAGCTGGCAAGTGCCGACAGCGGTATTATCAGCGTGAAATTATGGAGCTGGTTCAGCCTGGGCGGCGGCGAGGTCAATTTCAGCTTTTATCTCGACAGCCTGTCGGCGGTGATGATTTCTGTGGTCAGCGGTGTCGGTTTGCTTATTCATGCCTATGCTGCCGCTTATATGAAAAACGACGAGAACTTCAGCCGTTTTATGGCTTATATGAATTTATTTATCGTCGCCATGTTGATTTTAGTGCTGGCGGATAACCTGGTGCTCCTGTACTTGGGTTGGGAAGGGGTCGGCTTGTGCAGCTTCTTGCTGATAGGTTTCTGGTACCAGGAAAAAGAAAATGTCCTGGCGGCGCGCAAGGCCTTTATCGTCACCCGGGTGGGGGATACCGCCATGGCCATCGGTTTGTTTTTATTATTTAAATCCCTGGGCGAGCTTAATATTGTCGCCGTCAATGCATCGGCTCACGCTTTATGGCAAATCGGCGATGAGCTGCCTTACTGGATTGCACTGTTATTACTGGGCGGCGCGGTGGGCAAGTCGGCGCAATTGCCGCTGCAAACCTGGCTGCCGGATGCCATGGCGGGGCCGACGCCGGTCAGTGCCCTGATCCATGCCGCTACTATGGTGACCGCCGGGGTTTATCTGATCGCCCGTATGCAGGGAGTATTTCTGCTTTCACCCGAGGTGATGTCTTATGTTGCCTGGATCGGCGCTTTAACCCTGCTGCTGGCGGGAGTTGCCGCGCTGGCACAAAAGGATATCAAACGGGTGCTGGCTTACTCCACCATGAGCCAGATAGGCTATATGATGCTGGCACTCGGTGCGGGCGCCTGGTCGGCGGGGGTTTTTCATTTAATGACCCATGCCTTTTTTAAGGCGCTGCTGTTTTTGACCGCAGGCTCTGTGATACTGGCGCTGCATCACCAGCAGGATCTGTTTAAAATGGGTGGCTTGCTCAAAAAACTGCCGGTGGAAAGCGGCCTGTTTATTGTCGGTTTGATCTGTTTAATGGCCTTGCCCGGGACTTCCGGCTTTTTCTCCAAGGAGGCGATTATTGCCACCTTATGGTCTTCGCCTACTGCGGGGCCTGTCTTGTGGTGGGGGGCAATACTTGGCGCGTTACTTACCAGTATCTACAGCTGCCGGTTATTTTTCCTCGCCTTTCTCGGGGCCAGCCGCGAGCATGACAAGGTGCATGACTTGCATCATGACCACCCGAGCGTGCTGCTGCGCTGGCCGTTATTTTTACTGGCGTTACTGTCTTTATTTGGCGGATTAATTTCCCTGGATTTTACTGAGGTGTTCTCTGTTGCCTCTTCAGCTGATGGCGTTCAAGAACCTGCCTGGCTGCATTCCCTTGCCATTGCCACACCTTTTATCGGTATCGCCTTTGCCTGGTTCTTCTTTAAAAGCTACCGGGACAATAACGGAGAAGCGCTTGAGATGAAACCCGGGGGACTTAACCGCTTTTGCGGTGATGGCCTGGGTTTTGACTGGCTCTATCATTATTTACTGGTACGGCCCTATTGTTTCCTTGCCAACATCAACCGCCGGGATGTTATCGATCAGCTGCTTATGTTCAACGGCTGGTATGTCAGGTTATGGCACGACGCCTTGTCCGCCAGTCAGAACGGCAGCCTGCGCTGGTATGCCGCCGGT
Protein-coding sequences here:
- the nuoJ gene encoding NADH-quinone oxidoreductase subunit J, translating into MTIELMFYLAGAVAVLASLKVVTGKNTIHALLYLVVSLLAVAVCFYLMGAPFAAGLEVIVYAGAILVLFVFSVMLFNLNHDEVLFARQSQGLGFWAGPVVLAMCLLALLVNIIQSADIQDKLTVNLVDAKQVGILLYGPYLLAVEIASFLLLAGLIAGYHYARPEGPGSHGGRS
- the nuoK gene encoding NADH-quinone oxidoreductase subunit NuoK, with the protein product MTAIPLNHVLILACILFSIGFIGVIVRKNTLFILMSLEIMLNAVGVAFIGAGSVWQQADGQIMFILILSLAAAEVAIGLALLIRMQRRYQSLDIDKLSEMRG
- the nuoL gene encoding NADH-quinone oxidoreductase subunit L; translation: MSLLAWIPFYPLVSFLILIALGKRLSWGLASTLSVGAIALSAISSALVISQLASADSGIISVKLWSWFSLGGGEVNFSFYLDSLSAVMISVVSGVGLLIHAYAAAYMKNDENFSRFMAYMNLFIVAMLILVLADNLVLLYLGWEGVGLCSFLLIGFWYQEKENVLAARKAFIVTRVGDTAMAIGLFLLFKSLGELNIVAVNASAHALWQIGDELPYWIALLLLGGAVGKSAQLPLQTWLPDAMAGPTPVSALIHAATMVTAGVYLIARMQGVFLLSPEVMSYVAWIGALTLLLAGVAALAQKDIKRVLAYSTMSQIGYMMLALGAGAWSAGVFHLMTHAFFKALLFLTAGSVILALHHQQDLFKMGGLLKKLPVESGLFIVGLICLMALPGTSGFFSKEAIIATLWSSPTAGPVLWWGAILGALLTSIYSCRLFFLAFLGASREHDKVHDLHHDHPSVLLRWPLFLLALLSLFGGLISLDFTEVFSVASSADGVQEPAWLHSLAIATPFIGIAFAWFFFKSYRDNNGEALEMKPGGLNRFCGDGLGFDWLYHYLLVRPYCFLANINRRDVIDQLLMFNGWYVRLWHDALSASQNGSLRWYAAGIGLAVVCLAGVITL